From the Aspergillus puulaauensis MK2 DNA, chromosome 1, nearly complete sequence genome, the window GCAGAAATCCAGTCCGTTGCGCGCTCAATCAGGCCGGATATCAAACTGCATGCGATACCGCAGGGGCTGCAGGTTGAGAGGGGACCCGATGCAATTGTCGAATATCTTGTTGAGAATGTGCCGCCGCTGTTGGACGGGGAGAATTAAGTCTGACTATCACGGTTATTACTTACTACTTAGATTTCAGGGCGGGGTTTAGAATGCCTATTTGGTGACCTCCTCTACGGACCAGCGCCTCGCATGATATCCAACTGGTTTCACTGCATGTATATACTGAAAAGGCtataagtaaatatttaactttcTTGTTGGATTGGTCTGCTGAGAAATGCTCTCAATTACAAATGTTGGCTGTCCCACTGATCTTGTCTTGCTTAGTGGGATCCTGCGCGGGGTACAGACAACCATACAACAGTGGACGCAACGGTGACTGAAAATCACGCAAGCAACACCATCGCGGTAGTACTGGTAGACACTGGATTGTCTTGCTGGTACTGGTGGCTCTACGGGGACATTTCGGACAGAAACCATCCCAAAGAGGGAATCTCAGCCCCGATCCAAGAAAACATGTCTCTACTCTACGATGTCTGCGTCCCGATTTGTAAGCCCCATTATACAACCGCGGCAGCAGTATAAATACAAGGGCCAGTGTTTCCCCCCACACAATTCAAGCATATCTCTACTGGACCTACACAAATTCTTTTATCTTGTTTTAAAAAAGTCACCATGACAATCACCGACCTGGCAACAGCCCCCTCCCCAGCCCACACCGGGGCACAGGGAATCCCATACTTCACACCAGCCAACGACCCCGGCGCAGCACTCAACCCAACAGACAAAACCACACCAACACTCTTCCGGCCCCTCAAAATCCGCGACATCACACTAAAAAACCGAGTCATTGTCTCGCCGATGTGCATGTACTCATCCGCCTCAGACCCGGCATCGCCCTACGTAGGCGCATTCACAGACTACCACCTCGCGCACCTGGGCCACTTCGCGCTCAAAGGCGCCGGCCTGGTTTTCACAGAGGCACTAGCCGTCCAGCCCAACGGGCGGATCTCGCCTAACGATGCTGGCCTCTGGCAGGAGGGGACGCAGTCGGAGCAGTTCAAGGGTTTGAAGCGGGTTGCGGACTTTGTGCACTCGCAGGGCGGGAAGCTGGGTGTGCAGCTGGCGCATTCGGGCCGCAAAGGGAGCACGGTGGCGCCGCcgttggcggcggcgaagggcCTGGCTAGTCTTAAGGCTGACGAGGGGGTGTTTGGGTGGCCGGGCGAGGTTGTTGGGCCGAGTGGTGGGGAGGAGCATGTTTGGGCGCCTGGTGGTGTCTCGTATTGGCCCCCGAGGGAGTTGAAGactgaggaggtggaggatatTGTGAAGGCGTTTGCGAGGAGTGCGGAATTGGCTGCGAAGGCGGGCGTGGATGTGATTGAGATCCACGCGGCGCATGGGTACTTGGTTCATGAGTTTCTGAGCCCTGTGACGAACTACCGCACGGATAAGTATGGTGGTAGCTTTGAAAATCGCACGAGGCTGCTTCGCGAGGTTGCCAGCGCTGTCAGGCAGGCTCTCCCGGCTGGCTTACCGCTGTTTTTGAGGATCAGCGCGACGGAATGGCTCGAGGGCCAGCCTATTGCTGCTGAGCGAGGATCTTGGGATATCAACTCTAGCATTGAGCTGCTCAAGTATCTTCCGGAGCTGGGCGTCGACCTTTTGGACGTGAGTTCGGGAGGAAACCACAAGGACCAACAGATTAAGCTCTCCACCAATTACCAGACGGATCTAGCTGGGGTGCTGCGCAAAAAGATCCATTCTGCCGGAGGGAAGACGCtggttggtgctgttgggCTCATTACCCAGGCGGATGCCGCTTCGGAGATTGTGAAGGGtgctgatgaagatgaggccCGGCTTGCAGAGTCCACGCTGGCTGGCGCCGAGCCAAAGGCCGATGCGGTGTTTATCGCGAAGCAGTTCTTACGCGAGCCCGATTGGGCGATACACGCTGCGAAGAAACTAGGTGTCGAGATTCAGCTGCCTGTTCAGTTTGGCAGAGCGTTCTAGACAACAAACATATCAAGATACGGTCGATGAAGGAGTTAGTAATAGATAGATTTGACTTGTTTCGGTGAATATCATGCATGACCATTCTAGAAGCATAGTGCCCTAATCCTAGTTACAAAAAGCCCCGCGATGCATGTTCATACACCAGGTCGAGTGTTCATTATTCTagttttttcttcttttttttcccgctTCATGTAGGCGTGGACGAACCTTCTACGCCTTTCTTCTTTGCTCGAAGAGACTGGCCGGTTCCCTGGAAGCGAGgtttctcttcctcaacaacctttCCACTCTCATCTCGTTTTGGTACAGGCTTAATAGCGTAGCCGAAGAATAGTTGGTTGGGGGGTAAGCGTAGTGGCTGCGGGCCATTTGTCGTTCTaacgggaggaggagggtgttgcggATTCGATGCTCCTGGAGTGGGAGTTGAtgccgttggtgttggggttttGCTTCCTTTCTTGGCATTCAATCGGTGACCGCTAGACAGAAAGTTCGACGATACCGCTCGTGCACCTGCTGCAGCGTCTGTGGACTCCGGCGCTATAGCCGCGTAGTTGATCGACTGTGCCATAGTACCGTGTGGGTGAAGAAGTCCGCCGGCCGGCAGCCTCCCGCTGACCACGCTTCCTGGTGTGCTGGTGCCACTCGGCCGCTGCGGCTCCTCGTATCCCACAGGCGGTGCAAAATCAACTTCAAGATCGGTCTCCAGGACAGATACAGCGCTCGTCTCGTTCGCGGGCTTCGTTTCCAGCACGGCCATTTCGTAAACTTGATCATTATACGCAAACGTGAACACATCATCTTTCGTAAGGCAAGAGAAATTTCGAAAAGCGTTTTCGAGAACCGCCTTCGGGTCGCTAATGTCGAGGAAAGATGTGGATTGAGCTTGGAGCTTAATGAAACGGCCGGGAGGAAGGTCGGTCGACTTGATTTGCACTAAGTCGCCGGGTTCGAGAAGGAGTGTTTGCATTAGCTGTGTAGTTAATGGGTTAGCAGAAGTAACATACACAACTTATCACTTCAGTGACGACTTACCCAGTACGGTAGGTAAATCTTTCCCTCTTCAGCAATAAACTCCAGAACACCAGCGTGAGACATTTTCTCTTTTGCTCCATTATGCAGCTCAAACAGCATAGGATATGTGATGTGTAGTCGAGTTAATTTGTCGAGGGCACTGGGAGGCATGATGACCTTGCCGCCGTGATTCACATTCTCTCTTTCGGGACCAGGCATCATAGCGACGGGATAGCATCGATAATATTCATCGAATCGGCGCGAAGCTCCATGTCGAATCATTCCATCCATGGGATCGTCGTCCCAATAGCCACCTCGAAACTGCTCGAGttagctgctgctgctcacgAGAGGTAAACAGTGTCCGGATCAGTTCACACGTACCATGATGGCGAGAAGGTTGTGGAATCTCCGACTTCCAGATCAAGTACTTAGGTGCTTTTATACCTTTTGGAGCTAGACAAAGGTAGTTATAAGCTTTGATCGTCAACAAGGTAGCTTTGAGTTGAAGAGGTGGGAGGTTGTGAAAGAGAGCGCCGCAGTTCTCTTATCGCCCGCAGTGACGCAAATGGCTCCACAACGATTTTCCGACCCGACCCCAGACAAGCTCAACCAGGAGCTGCCAGATTTTCGACACCTCTTTACACAATTCCTCGTTTCACGCAAGATTAACATACGAAATTCACCTAATACACATGTCCGCCTCACTTCCGCGCCCGAAACGGGCAGGCGAAGACTTCGCCCGCACCCACCACCAAGAAGAGGGAGACAACACTGGGCCCGCCAAAAAACCAAGATTCGACCTTCGAAACCCGTCCACTCTCGCACCCGATGCACTCGATGACGACGCGATATTAGACGCGGACGAGATTGGGAGGCGTGGGCAACAAGTCCGCCGCAAAGCTATCAACCTCGATGGCTACGAATCGGACAGCGACAACGAAGGCTTTGATGCGCGGTCCTCGGCCAAGGCACAGCAAAAAGAAGCGAAACAAGAAgcggaggatgatgatatgTTCGCGGAATTAGAGGAGGATTTTGGCGCCGAAGAAGTGGACGGCGATGCAGCACTAcggaaggacaagaagaacgTGCGGTTTTTGCGAAATGACGAGATTGAGGGACAAGTCGCGTCGTCGAAGAGTGGGCGAACGTTGCGAGTGGATCTGAGTCAAGGCGGCGACGCCGTTAAtattgacgaagatgaagagagtgAGAGCGAcgttggtgaagaagaccgtGCACAGGTAGAGACCGGCATGGACGAGGAATTAGGAGCCGggtcgaagaagaaacaTGCGCCTTTGTTAGATGCGTTCAACATGCAGAACGAACAGGAAGAGGGTCAGTTTGATGAGCAAGGCAATTATGTTCGCAAAGCGGTGGATCCCGATGCTGTACATGATTCATGGTTGGAGGGAGTATCGAAGAAGGATATTCGGCTCGCCAAGGAGGCAGCCGATAAGAGAGACGCTGCGAGAAAAGAACAAGACCGCTTAAACGATAGCGTCTTAACATCGGAGGCCCTCAAAAATCTTATCCTGCAACTGCAGCGTGGCGAGACTGCACTGGACGCACTGGCAAGGATAGGAAAGGGAGCACCAAAGAAACCCAAATGGCAAGCGAAACGGAATAAGAACCGATCAAAGGGTGATGAGGATACAgaaatggaggaagatgatcCTAAAGAGGTAGCAAGGAAGCAGGCGATTGAAGCTGTTACCGGGGCAGCTGATATTTTGATGACAAGAGGACAAGTTGAGATCTACGACACGGAACGCGAGGTTCTCACTAGACAATACCGCCACGAAACAGGCGAGGATTGGGTTGATCCTCCGCAGACTACAGATGCAGTCATAGAAGACGCCGGGTCTGCGATGTGGGAATATCGTTGGTCTGATGCCCGTGATGGTGGCGCCGTACACGGGCCTTATGACGGGCCCACGATGGAGTCATGGAAGGGGGCAGGCTATTTTGGCGAGGGAGTTGAGTTTAGGAAAGTGGGAGACACCGGAGAGTGGAATAGCAACATCAGTTTTGTATAGTACGAATGCTGAAGGGACTTTGTTTAAAGCCCCGATGAAGATACCAATTTTGAAGCATTAAATCTTTTCATTATGTAGACCTCGAAATCAACTAGGAACCCAAACATCAAACGGAAATATACCCATAGTGAGCCGCAAACAAGCGCCAGGATTATCATACATCAATGAGTCGATGTGCTCAGAAAGCATCGCGAAACCAGagagttttctttttttccagATATAACCACCCTTTTCCGTTCCCAGCCTACGATGGTTTATCCTGCCTTTCAGATACTCCATCCATTGAACACCAAAAGGATTCTAAATGTGATTGCAGAAGATGTCTATGAAATTTCCATGGCGTCTCCATTAGAAGCCGAAAAATTCACGTTCCCTTGATCACCGATGAAGCGCTGCTCGTAGGTTTTGACAAACTTGACACTGCGAGCAGGGTCGTAGAACAACTGGTAACTCCGTTGAACGTCGTCAACGTTCACTTCCTTGGCTTTCCGTTTCTGGCTGAGAAGATGTGATGTGGTGATGATGTTGCTGGCATATCTGAGGTTGGATTCCTGGCCAATCTTTGTTAGAAGAGCCAAAGCATCCGGCGACAGATCGATCTCTTCCTCTTGGGCTCGAATTGCCAAGATCTGTCTAATCTCATCGGCAGAGTATGGCTGTGTGCTCACAATGACCACGCggtcgaggaagtcaagcGGCAATCCGTGTGGAGAATTGTATGTGGTTCCCCGGATACGCGAGTTTCCGCGATTGCTTGCCATGATGACAATGGGAGCAAGCTCCGCCTCCAAAGCCCGGTTGATGTAGGAATAGCACTCAATGTCAAGCATGTGTACCTCGTCGATAAACAAGACACCTGGGATTATCTCTGCTTTgccctcttccttccactCCGCGACCTTAGTGTTTATTTGGTCCCTAACCTCACTCCTGATCTCTCCGGTATCACCTGAGAAGAGGGCCAGGAATCCTTGCGAGCGCGAGTTGATGACATCAATCTCATGCAAGCTAACAGTGTGCACAATTTCCTTTCGCACCTGGAGCTCTCCCTCCGGGCATTGGACAAATTTGACGTCGGCGCCCATCGCATCGTAATCGCGGGACCGAGCATACGACCGCCCGAGCTTGGTAATCTTGCCTGAAGATTTGTCGATCGAGATAATATCTCCAGCCATAACCCGTTCCTTTGTCATCGAATCGATCATCTTGGTTCCCATATCGTAAATTGTCTCCATGTCGGTGGTTTTGATTGTGAGCTTTCCTTGTTTGTTGCCCTGGGCGCGTCAGTACATTTTTTGTGTCAACCACTCAACCCATCCTCTCTCGATAGTAAACTTACACCAGTCACACTCCGATCAATCTGAATCTCGACCACCTCGCCCTCGATGATCTCACTTTCTTCCTTGATCCGCACTCCGATGGACTTTCGGAAAGCCTGTGTCAGGGCCTCTGTTTTCGACATTTCCATCGAGAAGATTTCGGAGGCTGCGAGCATGGTAAATGGGACATCGGACCCAAGAGATTGAGCCATTCCCATAGCAATAGCGGTTTTACCCGTGCTAGGGGGGCCTGCGATCAAGACAGCCCGTCCAGCGATTTTACCTTCCTTCACCATCTGAAGAATGACTGCGGCCGCCTTTCGAGCCTTCTCTTGGCCAACAAGGCCCTGAGAGGCTGATCTCGGTTGCAAAGAATCCGCATCGACACCGAGACCCCTAATATGTGAATGAGCAGCGATGAGGTTTAGACCCCGGAGCTCATTGGTCTCCGCGACAGTAGAAATTGGCTGTCTCGATAATCAGCACCCCAAAAACCCAGCAATGGAATAACAATCAAACTCACCGCAGCCATAATAGAATTCCGATATAGGGGAAGGCTGCTCTCTGTTCAACAAAACACGACGTCGAAAGTGCTCAGGAAATCTGAATCAGTGTCTGATCGCAAGCCTTGATTGATCTCCGGAGCTGTCCCTGCTGATAGCCTCACCGCCCGGCAGAATTTCACCCACCAACTGGttcgccgcagcaacaattCATGGCAGGCGCGGAAAacaaaataaagaaaaggaacCCTGAAGATTTGAATTCTCACACTTCACTTTATCTCAATGAGCAATCTTTGAGTCAATGGTAGAATCACTGAGAGCCGGGTTCTGTGCGAATAACTCCTCCAGAATTCTCCCACTTATAGATAAGGAGATGCTTTACCCACAAGCATCAAAATGTGAGATCCAACATATACACCCCTTTGTTTATGGGCGCTTTCATAACAAACGTTTTTTTCCTGACCAACTAGATTAAGCGACTTCTCCTCTCATGCATT encodes:
- a CDS encoding NADH:flavin oxidoreductase/NADH oxidase (COG:C;~EggNog:ENOG410PHJW;~InterPro:IPR044152,IPR001155,IPR013785;~PFAM:PF00724;~go_function: GO:0003824 - catalytic activity [Evidence IEA];~go_function: GO:0003959 - NADPH dehydrogenase activity [Evidence IEA];~go_function: GO:0010181 - FMN binding [Evidence IEA];~go_function: GO:0016491 - oxidoreductase activity [Evidence IEA];~go_function: GO:0050661 - NADP binding [Evidence IEA];~go_process: GO:0055114 - oxidation-reduction process [Evidence IEA]); amino-acid sequence: MTITDLATAPSPAHTGAQGIPYFTPANDPGAALNPTDKTTPTLFRPLKIRDITLKNRVIVSPMCMYSSASDPASPYVGAFTDYHLAHLGHFALKGAGLVFTEALAVQPNGRISPNDAGLWQEGTQSEQFKGLKRVADFVHSQGGKLGVQLAHSGRKGSTVAPPLAAAKGLASLKADEGVFGWPGEVVGPSGGEEHVWAPGGVSYWPPRELKTEEVEDIVKAFARSAELAAKAGVDVIEIHAAHGYLVHEFLSPVTNYRTDKYGGSFENRTRLLREVASAVRQALPAGLPLFLRISATEWLEGQPIAAERGSWDINSSIELLKYLPELGVDLLDVSSGGNHKDQQIKLSTNYQTDLAGVLRKKIHSAGGKTLVGAVGLITQADAASEIVKGADEDEARLAESTLAGAEPKADAVFIAKQFLREPDWAIHAAKKLGVEIQLPVQFGRAF
- the UFD1 gene encoding polyubiquitin-binding protein UFD1 (BUSCO:EOG09263WLB;~COG:O;~EggNog:ENOG410PG17;~InterPro:IPR004854,IPR042299;~PFAM:PF03152;~go_process: GO:0006511 - ubiquitin-dependent protein catabolic process [Evidence IEA]), with translation MFRGGYWDDDPMDGMIRHGASRRFDEYYRCYPVAMMPGPERENVNHGGKVIMPPSALDKLTRLHITYPMLFELHNGAKEKMSHAGVLEFIAEEGKIYLPYWLMQTLLLEPGDLVQIKSTDLPPGRFIKLQAQSTSFLDISDPKAVLENAFRNFSCLTKDDVFTFAYNDQVYEMAVLETKPANETSAVSVLETDLEVDFAPPVGYEEPQRPSGTSTPGSVVSGRLPAGGLLHPHGTMAQSINYAAIAPESTDAAAGARAVSSNFLSSGHRLNAKKGSKTPTPTASTPTPGASNPQHPPPPVRTTNGPQPLRLPPNQLFFGYAIKPVPKRDESGKVVEEEKPRFQGTGQSLRAKKKGVEGSSTPT
- a CDS encoding GYF domain-containing protein (COG:S;~EggNog:ENOG410PIE9;~InterPro:IPR039905,IPR035445,IPR003169;~PFAM:PF02213;~go_component: GO:0005682 - U5 snRNP [Evidence IEA];~go_function: GO:0005515 - protein binding [Evidence IEA]); the protein is MSASLPRPKRAGEDFARTHHQEEGDNTGPAKKPRFDLRNPSTLAPDALDDDAILDADEIGRRGQQVRRKAINLDGYESDSDNEGFDARSSAKAQQKEAKQEAEDDDMFAELEEDFGAEEVDGDAALRKDKKNVRFLRNDEIEGQVASSKSGRTLRVDLSQGGDAVNIDEDEESESDVGEEDRAQVETGMDEELGAGSKKKHAPLLDAFNMQNEQEEGQFDEQGNYVRKAVDPDAVHDSWLEGVSKKDIRLAKEAADKRDAARKEQDRLNDSVLTSEALKNLILQLQRGETALDALARIGKGAPKKPKWQAKRNKNRSKGDEDTEMEEDDPKEVARKQAIEAVTGAADILMTRGQVEIYDTEREVLTRQYRHETGEDWVDPPQTTDAVIEDAGSAMWEYRWSDARDGGAVHGPYDGPTMESWKGAGYFGEGVEFRKVGDTGEWNSNISFV
- the rvb2 gene encoding RuvB family ATP-dependent DNA helicase reptin (COG:L;~EggNog:ENOG410PHPG;~InterPro:IPR027238,IPR042487,IPR037942,IPR027417, IPR003593,IPR041048,IPR010339;~PFAM:PF17856,PF06068;~go_component: GO:0031011 - Ino80 complex [Evidence IEA];~go_component: GO:0035267 - NuA4 histone acetyltransferase complex [Evidence IEA];~go_component: GO:0097255 - R2TP complex [Evidence IEA];~go_function: GO:0003678 - DNA helicase activity [Evidence IEA];~go_function: GO:0005524 - ATP binding [Evidence IEA];~go_function: GO:0043139 - 5'-3' DNA helicase activity [Evidence IEA]); this translates as MAAPISTVAETNELRGLNLIAAHSHIRGLGVDADSLQPRSASQGLVGQEKARKAAAVILQMVKEGKIAGRAVLIAGPPSTGKTAIAMGMAQSLGSDVPFTMLAASEIFSMEMSKTEALTQAFRKSIGVRIKEESEIIEGEVVEIQIDRSVTGGNKQGKLTIKTTDMETIYDMGTKMIDSMTKERVMAGDIISIDKSSGKITKLGRSYARSRDYDAMGADVKFVQCPEGELQVRKEIVHTVSLHEIDVINSRSQGFLALFSGDTGEIRSEVRDQINTKVAEWKEEGKAEIIPGVLFIDEVHMLDIECYSYINRALEAELAPIVIMASNRGNSRIRGTTYNSPHGLPLDFLDRVVIVSTQPYSADEIRQILAIRAQEEEIDLSPDALALLTKIGQESNLRYASNIITTSHLLSQKRKAKEVNVDDVQRSYQLFYDPARSVKFVKTYEQRFIGDQGNVNFSASNGDAMEIS